The Micromonospora sp. Llam0 genome contains a region encoding:
- a CDS encoding Gfo/Idh/MocA family protein: protein MAAATPNLGWGLVGTSGYAARVCVPAVTETPTARLLAVASSSQERAATFAADAGIPCGYGDLDALLANPDLDAVWIASSSYLHFEHATRAIRHGKHVLLEKPLALTANEGWELVKLAQASGVRLATGYQARYVPGHIRMRELVTAGAIGRIVTARSLYGMRRDSAPKTWRGHKETARWGVLADIGTHHVDLLRMLLGEVESAIGLTAAQRGYETEDLAVAALRFSGDVLATLTATASYYRPTTVVEVTGTQGALVATDTSPTGQGRVVLHHADGGTEDITGETPHSAQAQLATVTAAFLGEDVAYATGEDGARNLDVLEQIAPA, encoded by the coding sequence ATGGCAGCAGCAACGCCGAACCTCGGGTGGGGCCTGGTCGGCACGTCCGGCTACGCCGCGCGGGTCTGCGTTCCAGCGGTCACCGAGACTCCGACCGCGCGTCTGCTCGCGGTCGCCAGCAGCAGCCAGGAGCGGGCGGCGACCTTCGCGGCCGACGCGGGGATTCCTTGCGGCTACGGCGACCTCGACGCCCTGCTGGCCAACCCCGACCTCGACGCCGTCTGGATCGCCTCCAGTAGCTACCTGCACTTCGAACACGCCACCCGGGCGATCCGGCACGGCAAACACGTTCTGTTGGAGAAGCCGCTCGCGCTCACCGCCAACGAGGGCTGGGAGCTGGTCAAACTGGCCCAGGCCTCGGGGGTCAGACTCGCCACCGGCTACCAGGCGCGCTACGTCCCCGGCCACATCAGGATGCGGGAGCTTGTTACCGCCGGTGCGATCGGGCGGATCGTGACCGCTCGGAGCCTCTACGGCATGCGGCGGGACTCGGCGCCGAAGACGTGGCGCGGACACAAGGAGACCGCCCGCTGGGGGGTGCTGGCCGACATCGGCACCCACCACGTCGACCTGCTCCGGATGCTGCTCGGCGAGGTCGAGTCCGCCATCGGCCTCACCGCCGCCCAACGCGGGTACGAGACCGAGGATCTGGCCGTCGCGGCGCTGCGGTTCTCCGGCGACGTGCTGGCGACCCTGACCGCGACGGCGAGCTACTACCGACCGACCACCGTCGTCGAGGTGACCGGTACGCAGGGCGCTCTCGTCGCCACCGACACGTCCCCGACCGGGCAGGGCCGGGTCGTGTTGCACCACGCCGATGGCGGCACCGAAGACATCACCGGTGAGACCCCCCACTCCGCGCAGGCGCAGCTGGCAACGGTGACAGCCGCGTTCCTGGGCGAGGACGTCGCCTACGCGACGGGCGAAGACGGAGCCCGAAATCTGGACGTTCTCGAACAGATCGCCCCGGCCTGA
- a CDS encoding ABC transporter substrate-binding protein — protein MVGLAATAACGADSPSTSASPGASPGTPRRGGKLRVGVIGSSGNIYDPHFTSSDTDQGRGQQIADSLALLAPDLPYRAELALAESFEMNADATVATIRLRSGVEFHHGKSLTADDLIFSLQRILDPDNPGRAASALASIDPNAIKKLDNLTVELTLKTPDSLLPTRWGSSQTSILPTDFDPAKPVGTGPWVMQSFQAGARSTYKAFPNYWREGQPYLDELEIIDFADNTPRMAALLAGQVDAIDGVDSTLIPQLPPTGFTTVITKSGFYQPITMRVDSAPFNDPNVRLAMKLLVDREQMVQQAYSGLGEIANDMPCPGDPGYPDLPQREQDIEQAKSLLKNAGYEGLTITLNTSAQNGGMVNSAQVYAEQAKAAGVTVNINIQDAATWSANHKEDQFKQNYWAAGLVGGSWSQRWSEGGRSNESLWQDPEGDQIYNQLLSTTDPAQQAEYSGQLLTKLYESGPDIIHSFKSNVDLTTDKLKGVIPMESNGWNLGSWRYRLMWLEG, from the coding sequence ATGGTCGGTCTGGCGGCCACCGCCGCCTGCGGTGCCGACTCGCCCTCGACCTCGGCCTCCCCGGGCGCCTCGCCGGGCACACCCCGCAGGGGTGGCAAGCTGCGCGTCGGCGTGATCGGCAGCTCCGGCAACATCTACGACCCGCACTTCACGTCGTCGGACACGGACCAGGGCCGTGGCCAGCAGATCGCCGACAGTCTCGCCCTTCTCGCCCCGGATCTGCCGTACCGTGCCGAGCTGGCGTTGGCCGAGTCGTTCGAGATGAACGCCGACGCCACGGTGGCGACGATCCGGCTGCGCAGTGGGGTCGAGTTCCACCACGGCAAGTCGCTGACCGCCGACGATCTCATCTTCTCGTTGCAACGCATCCTGGATCCGGACAACCCGGGCCGGGCGGCGTCGGCGCTGGCGTCGATCGACCCCAACGCCATCAAGAAGCTCGACAACCTCACGGTCGAACTCACCCTGAAGACCCCGGACTCGCTGCTGCCCACCCGCTGGGGATCGTCGCAGACGAGTATCCTCCCCACCGACTTCGACCCGGCCAAGCCGGTCGGCACCGGGCCGTGGGTCATGCAGAGCTTCCAGGCCGGCGCACGCTCCACGTACAAGGCCTTCCCGAACTACTGGCGCGAGGGACAGCCGTACCTCGACGAACTCGAGATCATCGACTTCGCCGACAACACGCCGCGGATGGCCGCACTCCTCGCCGGCCAGGTCGACGCGATCGACGGTGTCGACTCCACCCTGATCCCCCAACTGCCCCCGACCGGGTTCACCACGGTCATCACGAAGTCGGGCTTCTACCAGCCGATCACGATGCGGGTGGACTCCGCGCCGTTCAACGACCCCAACGTGCGTCTCGCCATGAAGCTGCTCGTCGACCGTGAGCAGATGGTGCAGCAGGCGTACAGCGGCCTCGGTGAGATCGCCAACGACATGCCCTGCCCCGGCGACCCGGGCTACCCGGACCTGCCGCAGCGCGAGCAGGACATCGAGCAGGCGAAGAGTCTGCTGAAGAACGCCGGCTACGAAGGGCTGACGATCACCCTCAACACGAGCGCCCAGAACGGTGGCATGGTCAACTCCGCACAGGTCTACGCCGAGCAGGCCAAGGCCGCCGGGGTCACGGTGAACATCAACATCCAGGACGCCGCGACGTGGAGCGCCAACCACAAGGAAGACCAGTTCAAGCAGAACTACTGGGCGGCCGGACTGGTCGGCGGGTCCTGGTCACAGCGGTGGAGCGAGGGTGGTCGTTCCAACGAGAGCCTGTGGCAGGACCCGGAGGGTGACCAGATCTACAACCAGCTGCTGAGCACCACCGACCCCGCGCAGCAGGCCGAGTACTCCGGCCAGCTGTTGACGAAGCTGTACGAGTCGGGACCGGACATCATCCACTCCTTCAAGAGCAACGTCGACCTGACCACCGACAAGCTCAAGGGTGTGATCCCGATGGAGTCGAACGGCTGGAACCTCGGCAGCTGGCGCTACCGCCTGATGTGGCTCGAAGGCTAG